A window of Komagataeibacter medellinensis NBRC 3288 contains these coding sequences:
- a CDS encoding OmpA family protein has protein sequence MRLRTALLATALTTAPVAATMATTITGPYVDIGGGYDLTQTQHLHDFDNDRLEKGYVNHAPTASQADVRDTYSPSMHYRERVRHGDGWTGFASFGWGFGNGLRAEVEGAYNWSGLSGMTFSQGGPRGGSTTGRTQGSDRSYGGFINVLYDIDLKRLFNIDVPVTPFVGVGAGYLWQNVSSNTVLASNSSLNLRQHGTNGSFAYQGIVGAAYDIPGVAGLQMTTEYRMVGQVESFSMGNITQSYNANYGADNSHPSYDHRFNHQFIVGVRYAFNTAPPPPPPAPAIVPPAPTMARTYLVFFDWDGALLTGRAREIVAQAAQASSHVQTTRIEVNGYTDNSAAQPGPRGQQYNLGLSLRRADSVKAELIRDGVPASAIGVQGYGEARPLVPTGPDTREPQNRRVEIILH, from the coding sequence ATGCGTCTTCGCACGGCATTGCTGGCGACTGCACTGACCACGGCTCCGGTTGCGGCCACCATGGCAACCACCATTACCGGCCCTTATGTTGATATCGGGGGTGGCTATGACCTGACCCAGACCCAGCATCTTCATGACTTCGACAATGACCGCCTTGAAAAAGGCTACGTCAATCACGCGCCCACCGCATCACAGGCGGATGTACGCGATACATATAGCCCCAGCATGCATTACCGCGAACGCGTGCGCCATGGCGACGGGTGGACCGGATTCGCCTCCTTTGGCTGGGGCTTCGGCAACGGCCTGCGCGCAGAAGTGGAAGGAGCTTACAACTGGTCCGGCCTGAGTGGCATGACCTTCAGCCAGGGTGGGCCACGGGGTGGTTCCACCACCGGGCGGACCCAGGGCAGCGACCGCTCCTATGGCGGCTTCATCAACGTGCTGTATGACATTGATCTCAAGCGCCTGTTCAACATCGACGTACCGGTCACGCCGTTTGTCGGTGTGGGTGCGGGTTACCTATGGCAGAATGTGAGCAGCAACACCGTGCTTGCCTCCAACAGCAGCCTCAACCTGCGCCAGCATGGCACCAATGGCAGCTTTGCCTATCAGGGCATTGTAGGTGCGGCTTACGACATACCGGGCGTCGCCGGCCTGCAGATGACCACCGAATACCGCATGGTCGGCCAGGTGGAGTCGTTCAGCATGGGCAACATCACCCAGTCCTACAACGCCAATTACGGCGCCGATAACAGCCACCCGAGCTACGACCACCGCTTCAACCACCAGTTCATTGTCGGCGTCCGCTACGCCTTCAACACCGCCCCACCACCGCCGCCGCCGGCCCCTGCCATCGTGCCGCCCGCACCGACCATGGCCCGTACCTACCTGGTGTTCTTTGACTGGGATGGCGCGCTCCTGACCGGCCGCGCGCGTGAGATCGTGGCACAGGCGGCACAGGCCTCCAGCCATGTCCAGACCACCCGTATCGAGGTGAACGGCTATACTGACAATTCAGCCGCCCAGCCTGGCCCACGTGGCCAGCAGTACAATCTTGGCCTGTCCCTGCGCCGCGCGGACAGTGTTAAGGCCGAACTGATCCGTGATGGCGTGCCCGCCAGCGCCATTGGCGTGCAGGGCTATGGTGAAGCCCGCCCGCTGGTGCCCACAGGCCCCGACACGCGCGAGCCGCAGAACCGCCGCGTGGAGATCATCCTGCATTAG
- the aroB gene encoding 3-dehydroquinate synthase: MSRQIPPDRSHPEGPLLSIPLDLAAVGPSAPRQAGGGQTIVMVGLMGAGKTTIGRILAARLGLPFVDSDEEIERAAGCSIADLFQKYGEPEFRRGERLVIRRLLSGPPVVLATGGGAFMDPRTRASVRAHAVSIWLRCPLPLLVQRVAERTHRPLLNNTSPHAVLADLMRIRHPVYAEADIIVDCGDDNVEHSADHVLQALKHNQQPLRVPVRLDRASYEVLIGPDVIRRAGALLAPVLPQKRVMILTDETVSALHLPRLLEGLEECAIRAEVITIPPGEGSKSMAQYERVTNALLEAHVERGTTVVALGGGVVGDLAGFCAATTLRGLPFVQVPTTLLSQVDSSVGGKTGINTPFGKNLVGAFHQPIAVLADTSALATLPVRELRAGYAEIVKSGLLGDATLFEWCERHGAAVLEGEPAMQAEAIRMACAFKARVVIADEREERKVDGRALLNLGHTFGHALEAEMGYNGSLLHGEAVSIGLRLAFMLSVKLGYCPTEDLERVTRHLERLSMPLRISDTGRSFSASQLVRNMQRDKKMRDGRLSFVLVRGIGRAFTCRDVPGEAVMDVLRTDGCTP, encoded by the coding sequence ATGTCACGCCAGATTCCCCCCGACCGGTCCCACCCAGAGGGTCCCTTACTCAGCATTCCGCTTGATCTCGCCGCTGTCGGCCCGTCCGCGCCACGGCAGGCGGGCGGCGGGCAGACCATTGTTATGGTGGGCCTGATGGGGGCAGGCAAGACCACCATCGGCCGGATTCTGGCCGCAAGGCTGGGTCTGCCGTTTGTCGATTCGGATGAGGAAATCGAACGTGCGGCCGGCTGCTCGATTGCCGACCTGTTCCAGAAATATGGCGAGCCCGAATTCCGCCGCGGCGAACGGCTGGTCATCCGCCGCCTGCTGTCCGGGCCGCCGGTGGTGCTGGCTACCGGTGGCGGCGCCTTCATGGACCCGCGCACGCGTGCCAGCGTACGCGCGCATGCGGTTTCGATCTGGCTGCGCTGTCCCCTGCCGCTGCTGGTGCAGCGCGTGGCGGAGCGCACGCACCGCCCGCTACTCAACAACACTTCGCCGCACGCGGTGCTGGCGGATCTCATGCGCATCCGCCACCCGGTCTATGCGGAGGCGGACATCATCGTGGATTGTGGAGACGACAACGTGGAACACAGCGCCGACCATGTGCTGCAGGCCCTCAAGCATAACCAGCAACCGCTGCGCGTGCCCGTGCGGCTGGACCGCGCCAGCTATGAGGTGCTGATCGGCCCCGACGTGATCCGTCGCGCCGGCGCGCTGCTGGCACCCGTCCTGCCGCAAAAGCGTGTCATGATCCTGACGGATGAGACCGTATCCGCCCTGCACTTGCCCCGCCTGCTGGAAGGGCTGGAGGAATGTGCCATCCGCGCCGAGGTGATCACCATCCCCCCCGGCGAAGGTTCCAAGAGCATGGCCCAGTACGAACGCGTAACCAACGCCCTGCTGGAAGCGCATGTGGAACGCGGCACCACGGTCGTGGCACTCGGCGGGGGCGTGGTGGGAGATCTGGCCGGATTCTGTGCTGCCACCACCCTGCGCGGCCTGCCCTTCGTGCAGGTACCGACCACACTGCTTTCACAGGTGGATTCGTCGGTCGGCGGCAAGACAGGCATCAACACCCCCTTTGGCAAGAACCTGGTCGGCGCGTTCCACCAGCCCATCGCCGTGCTGGCCGATACGTCTGCCCTGGCCACCCTGCCGGTGCGCGAACTGCGCGCAGGTTATGCCGAGATCGTAAAATCCGGCCTGCTGGGCGATGCCACCCTGTTCGAGTGGTGCGAGCGGCACGGTGCGGCGGTACTGGAAGGGGAGCCTGCCATGCAGGCCGAGGCCATCCGCATGGCCTGCGCGTTCAAGGCCCGCGTGGTGATCGCGGATGAGCGCGAGGAACGCAAGGTCGATGGCCGCGCGCTGCTCAACCTGGGCCACACCTTCGGCCACGCGCTGGAGGCCGAGATGGGCTACAACGGCAGCTTGTTGCATGGCGAGGCCGTATCCATCGGGCTGCGGCTGGCCTTCATGCTGTCGGTAAAGCTGGGTTACTGCCCGACCGAGGACCTGGAGCGCGTGACCCGCCATCTCGAACGCCTGTCCATGCCGCTGCGGATCAGTGATACGGGGCGCAGTTTCTCCGCCAGCCAGCTTGTACGCAACATGCAGCGCGACAAGAAGATGCGCGACGGCCGCCTGTCCTTCGTGCTGGTGCGCGGGATTGGCCGGGCCTTTACCTGCCGCGACGTACCGGGCGAGGCTGTTATGGACGTCCTGCGCACGGATGGCTGCACGCCCTGA
- a CDS encoding tyrosine recombinase — MQADGIDAFLEMQAAERGAALNTLSAYGRDLADMTAALHGCGVTARTAGEADLRAYLAGLAGQGLAPRTQARRLSCLKQYFLFLAREGLRPDNPAALLEAPRLDAPLPRFLSEGEVSALLAACAPEPDATPARRRRLLVARAALEMLYASGLRISELLTLPRRALDATPGMMLVRGKGGRERMVPMSARARAAARSLMAVDAARKSPFLFPGRGAAQPMTRQGFDRIMHDVALRAGLDPARLSPHVLRHSFATHLLAHGADLRALQVLLGHADIATTQIYTHVMLDRLREAVTDHHPLSQDPLAHSGQGGAG, encoded by the coding sequence GTGCAGGCGGACGGGATTGACGCCTTTCTGGAAATGCAGGCCGCCGAACGCGGCGCTGCCCTGAACACGCTGTCCGCCTACGGGCGTGACCTTGCGGACATGACGGCGGCCCTCCACGGCTGTGGGGTTACGGCCCGCACAGCGGGGGAAGCCGATCTGCGCGCCTATCTGGCGGGCCTGGCAGGGCAGGGACTGGCGCCACGCACGCAGGCGCGCAGGCTGTCATGCCTGAAGCAGTATTTCCTGTTCCTGGCGCGCGAGGGGCTGCGGCCGGACAACCCTGCCGCGCTGCTGGAAGCGCCACGGCTGGATGCGCCATTGCCGCGTTTCCTGTCGGAAGGGGAGGTCAGCGCCCTGCTGGCTGCGTGTGCGCCCGAACCCGATGCCACGCCAGCCCGCAGGCGGAGGTTGCTGGTGGCGCGCGCGGCGCTCGAGATGCTGTACGCATCGGGCCTGCGTATATCCGAACTGCTGACCCTGCCCCGGCGCGCGCTGGATGCGACGCCGGGCATGATGCTGGTGCGCGGCAAGGGCGGGCGTGAGCGCATGGTGCCGATGTCGGCGCGCGCGCGGGCCGCAGCCCGGTCGCTCATGGCCGTGGATGCCGCACGCAAAAGCCCGTTCCTGTTTCCCGGCCGGGGTGCGGCGCAGCCCATGACCCGGCAGGGATTCGACCGTATCATGCATGATGTGGCCCTGCGTGCGGGGCTGGACCCGGCACGGCTTTCACCGCATGTGCTGCGCCATTCGTTTGCGACCCACCTGCTGGCACATGGGGCCGATCTGCGCGCGCTACAGGTGCTGCTGGGTCATGCTGATATAGCAACGACACAGATCTATACCCACGTCATGCTTGATCGGTTGCGTGAGGCGGTTACCGACCATCATCCCCTGTCCCAAGATCCTCTTGCCCACTCAGGGCAGGGGGGGGCGGGATAG
- a CDS encoding acetyl-CoA carboxylase carboxyltransferase subunit alpha yields MRQFLDFEKSVAELENKIDELRRMSGPDGINIAEEIARLSEKADRQLRTAYAKLTPWQKVQVARHAQRPHTVDYIGALITEFSPLAGDRLFGEDKAIIGGVGRFNGQPVVVIGTERGAEIETRLKHNFGMARPEGYRKAQRLMKLAGRFGLPVLTFIDTSGAWPGIDAEARGQAEAIARSIETCLNVPVPVIATVIGEGGSGGAVALGAGDRVMMLEHAIYSVISPEACSSILWRDPKLASTAADALKLTAQDLLQLRLIDRIIPEPLGGAQRDPAAAIRAVGDAIAAELPGLQAKDPALLKAQRRDKFLAMGREAVS; encoded by the coding sequence ATGCGCCAGTTTCTAGATTTCGAAAAGTCGGTCGCCGAGCTTGAGAACAAGATCGACGAACTTCGCAGGATGTCCGGTCCGGATGGGATCAACATTGCGGAAGAGATCGCCCGGTTGAGCGAAAAAGCCGACCGGCAGTTGCGTACGGCTTACGCCAAGCTGACCCCGTGGCAGAAGGTGCAGGTTGCACGCCACGCCCAGCGGCCCCACACGGTGGATTACATCGGTGCGCTGATTACCGAATTCTCACCGCTGGCCGGTGATCGCCTGTTTGGCGAGGACAAGGCCATCATTGGTGGCGTCGGTCGTTTCAATGGCCAGCCGGTGGTGGTGATCGGGACCGAACGCGGTGCCGAGATCGAGACACGGCTTAAGCATAATTTCGGCATGGCGCGGCCCGAAGGCTACCGCAAGGCCCAGCGCCTGATGAAACTGGCCGGACGATTCGGTCTGCCGGTCCTGACCTTCATCGATACATCGGGCGCATGGCCCGGCATTGATGCGGAAGCGCGCGGCCAGGCAGAAGCCATTGCCCGCTCTATCGAGACCTGCCTGAACGTGCCCGTGCCGGTCATTGCCACCGTCATTGGCGAGGGCGGGTCCGGTGGCGCCGTGGCACTTGGCGCAGGTGACCGCGTGATGATGCTGGAACACGCCATATATTCCGTCATCTCGCCGGAAGCCTGTTCGTCCATCCTGTGGCGTGACCCCAAGCTGGCGAGTACGGCTGCGGATGCGCTTAAGCTGACCGCGCAGGATCTGCTCCAGCTCCGTCTGATCGATCGCATCATTCCCGAACCGCTGGGTGGCGCGCAGCGCGATCCGGCCGCTGCCATTCGCGCCGTGGGCGATGCCATTGCCGCCGAACTGCCCGGCCTGCAGGCCAAGGACCCGGCTCTGCTCAAGGCGCAGCGGCGTGACAAGTTCCTTGCCATGGGGCGTGAAGCGGTTTCCTGA
- a CDS encoding competence/damage-inducible protein A, producing the protein MNPTACLLVIGNEILSGRTQDVNVQYIARRLSETGITLSEVRIIPDIRTVIVRNVTETRAAYDNVFTTGGIGPTHDDITSACVAESFGVPWVHHPETFRLLEAHFAPDAFNAARQRMATMPQGATPIRNSVSVAPGFTMGNVHVMAGVPRIMRAMFEEVLPTLPHGTPVTSQAWHANGLYEGALAASLEAIQHCYPTVDIGSYPYRLDESQRGVCLLCKGTDTQAVQDAATAVRNLIVEMGFRPQAGEPAKA; encoded by the coding sequence ATGAACCCCACCGCCTGCCTGCTTGTTATTGGCAATGAAATCCTGTCTGGCCGTACCCAGGACGTGAACGTGCAGTATATCGCGCGCCGCCTGTCAGAAACCGGCATCACCCTGAGCGAGGTACGGATCATTCCCGATATCCGCACCGTCATTGTCCGTAACGTGACCGAGACCCGCGCGGCCTATGACAATGTGTTCACTACCGGCGGCATCGGTCCGACGCATGACGATATCACGTCCGCCTGTGTTGCGGAATCGTTCGGTGTGCCCTGGGTGCATCACCCCGAGACCTTCCGCCTGCTGGAAGCGCATTTCGCCCCCGACGCATTCAACGCCGCCCGCCAGCGCATGGCGACCATGCCGCAGGGGGCAACGCCCATCCGCAATTCCGTCTCGGTAGCGCCAGGGTTTACCATGGGCAACGTGCATGTCATGGCAGGCGTGCCGCGCATCATGCGCGCGATGTTCGAGGAAGTGCTGCCCACCCTACCCCACGGCACGCCGGTCACATCACAGGCATGGCACGCGAACGGGCTGTATGAAGGGGCACTGGCAGCATCGCTCGAAGCCATCCAGCATTGCTACCCGACCGTTGACATCGGCTCCTACCCCTACCGGCTGGATGAAAGCCAGCGCGGTGTCTGCCTGCTGTGCAAGGGCACGGACACACAGGCAGTACAGGATGCGGCCACGGCCGTGCGCAACCTGATTGTGGAAATGGGTTTCAGGCCACAGGCCGGCGAACCCGCTAAAGCCTGA
- a CDS encoding SMP-30/gluconolactonase/LRE family protein — MNTAALLQPHCVWDARAELGEGPVWSVREQALYFVDIVGQAIHRFHPESGQHASWSAPQRPGFVVPVSDGTLICGLKDGLYGFDPASGRFDCMVAVERELPGNRINDGCVDSKGRLWFGTMDDGEATPSGALYSVTRGKGRTLDVLRHDEGYVVTNGPAVSPDGTKLYHNHSPAGIIYVFDLAPDGALSNRRVFARVTDGYPDGVVVDSAGTLWVGAWNGGRVMRFAPDGTELPPIALPAVNVTKVAFGGPDLRTLYVTTARKNTPPDVLARYPQAGGLFSLRVDVPGQEPVAFPVDEMDALGDIALD, encoded by the coding sequence ATGAACACGGCAGCATTGCTACAACCACACTGTGTATGGGATGCCAGGGCGGAACTGGGTGAAGGCCCGGTCTGGTCCGTGCGCGAGCAGGCGCTTTATTTCGTCGATATCGTGGGGCAGGCGATCCACCGTTTCCACCCCGAAAGCGGGCAGCATGCCTCATGGTCCGCGCCACAGCGCCCTGGCTTTGTGGTGCCGGTCAGTGATGGCACGCTCATATGCGGGCTGAAGGACGGACTGTACGGGTTTGACCCGGCATCGGGCCGGTTTGACTGCATGGTGGCAGTGGAGCGCGAACTGCCGGGTAACCGCATCAATGACGGTTGTGTCGATTCGAAGGGCCGCCTGTGGTTCGGCACCATGGACGATGGCGAGGCGACTCCCAGCGGAGCACTGTATTCCGTCACCCGTGGCAAGGGTCGTACGCTGGACGTGCTGCGCCATGATGAGGGGTATGTCGTCACCAACGGTCCTGCTGTCTCGCCCGATGGCACAAAGCTGTACCATAACCATTCCCCCGCCGGGATCATTTACGTGTTTGACCTAGCCCCCGATGGCGCCCTGTCCAACCGGCGTGTCTTTGCCCGCGTAACCGATGGCTACCCGGATGGCGTGGTGGTGGACAGTGCTGGCACCCTTTGGGTGGGCGCATGGAATGGCGGGCGGGTTATGCGCTTTGCGCCGGATGGCACCGAACTGCCACCGATTGCGCTGCCTGCGGTCAATGTGACCAAGGTCGCCTTTGGCGGGCCTGACCTGCGCACGCTCTATGTCACGACCGCACGCAAGAACACGCCACCCGATGTGCTGGCCCGTTATCCGCAGGCCGGTGGGCTGTTCAGCCTGCGCGTGGATGTGCCGGGGCAGGAGCCGGTGGCCTTTCCGGTCGATGAAATGGACGCGCTGGGCGATATCGCGCTGGATTAG
- the mutT gene encoding 8-oxo-dGTP diphosphatase MutT, with translation MSVHGGQEPEILLEAGEYRLREVRTSDAGTMHRLINDWSVVRMLSRVPFPYSLALTEDWITSTIEQSRRGEAYHFAITCPQSGQADALIGCIGLRLDAADRSCSLGYWVGRAHWNRKVASTAAGRLARWALANLPVDRLTASAAHDNHASIAVLKRIGFRECGTGTQEFVSRGGEYPVRLFEARHADLSGDSMSDTQAEGPRRIVLVAAVALVDSDARILLARRPEGKSMAGLWEFPGGKVEPGETPEEALVRELDEELGLDVARSCLAPFTFISHDYGHFHLLMPVYVCHRWKNTPTAREGQKLEWVPAAKLRDYPMPDADRPLIPLLQDLL, from the coding sequence ATGAGTGTGCATGGCGGACAGGAACCGGAAATTTTACTGGAGGCTGGCGAATACCGCCTGCGTGAAGTCCGCACATCTGATGCGGGCACAATGCACAGGCTGATCAACGACTGGAGCGTGGTGCGGATGCTCAGCCGCGTTCCCTTCCCGTACTCGCTGGCCCTGACAGAAGACTGGATCACGTCCACCATTGAACAGTCACGGCGTGGCGAAGCCTATCACTTCGCCATCACCTGCCCGCAATCCGGGCAGGCCGATGCGCTGATCGGCTGTATCGGCCTGCGCCTTGATGCAGCCGACCGCTCGTGCTCGCTAGGCTACTGGGTGGGGCGCGCGCACTGGAACCGCAAGGTTGCCAGTACTGCGGCAGGTCGGCTTGCGCGCTGGGCGCTGGCCAACCTGCCGGTGGACCGGCTTACGGCTTCTGCGGCACACGACAACCACGCCTCCATCGCGGTGCTGAAGCGGATCGGCTTCCGGGAATGTGGCACCGGCACGCAGGAATTCGTCTCACGCGGGGGAGAATACCCCGTACGTCTGTTCGAAGCGCGTCATGCCGACCTCTCGGGCGATAGCATGTCCGATACCCAGGCTGAGGGTCCGCGTCGGATCGTACTGGTGGCCGCCGTGGCGCTGGTGGATTCGGATGCCCGCATCCTGCTGGCCCGCAGGCCGGAGGGCAAATCCATGGCTGGGCTATGGGAATTCCCCGGCGGCAAGGTGGAACCGGGCGAGACACCGGAAGAAGCGCTGGTGCGCGAACTCGATGAGGAACTGGGTCTGGACGTGGCCCGCTCCTGCCTCGCACCCTTTACTTTCATTTCCCATGATTACGGGCATTTCCACCTGCTCATGCCCGTTTATGTCTGCCATCGATGGAAGAATACGCCTACGGCGCGAGAGGGGCAGAAACTGGAATGGGTACCGGCGGCAAAACTGCGCGACTACCCCATGCCCGATGCCGACCGCCCCCTGATCCCGTTGCTCCAGGATCTGCTCTAG
- a CDS encoding aromatic ring-hydroxylating oxygenase subunit alpha — MDQSLSPDSMQSSAPVTGRDLRRIRANPDFWYPVAWSRELKPGKTIGTRYAGQPIALVRPLEGGSVFALEDRCAHRQVPLSKGTVKGDSVQCCYHGWAYGRSGRCIDVPYLGKGKLPNGVRTYPVREVDGLIFIFPGDVTKAETTPFPRLAEVANPAYKTRRFGQLVHCHYSFMHENLMDMNHQFMHMRQMGQMKPRFLGQERGPGLVEARYSFARTSGKQPIGEALIFGQKRDNSEKFAHRDVMTIRTTYPYQTLHIQTGDNPPVMDLWIAYVPQDEAELTNRVFGLLSIKRPGIPGILDLAWPFLTAFTERIFREDREIVELEQNAWYEQGGDRNQEIFPVINSLRSLLVECGLPAERDAPAPVAKGTSSA; from the coding sequence ATGGATCAGTCGTTATCGCCTGACAGCATGCAGTCTTCCGCCCCGGTCACCGGGCGGGATCTGCGCCGAATCCGCGCCAACCCCGACTTCTGGTATCCTGTTGCCTGGTCACGGGAACTGAAGCCCGGCAAGACCATCGGTACCCGTTATGCCGGACAACCCATCGCGCTGGTCCGCCCGCTGGAAGGCGGCAGCGTCTTTGCGCTGGAAGACCGCTGTGCCCACCGTCAGGTTCCGCTCAGCAAGGGTACTGTCAAAGGCGACTCGGTACAGTGCTGCTACCACGGCTGGGCCTATGGCCGTTCGGGCCGCTGCATAGATGTGCCCTATCTTGGCAAGGGCAAGCTGCCCAATGGCGTGCGCACCTACCCCGTGCGCGAAGTCGATGGCCTGATCTTCATCTTTCCTGGCGATGTGACGAAGGCGGAGACCACTCCTTTCCCCCGCCTGGCTGAAGTGGCTAACCCGGCTTACAAGACCCGCCGCTTCGGCCAACTCGTGCACTGCCATTACAGCTTCATGCATGAGAACCTGATGGATATGAACCACCAGTTCATGCACATGAGGCAGATGGGCCAGATGAAGCCCCGCTTCCTTGGCCAGGAGCGCGGACCCGGACTGGTTGAGGCACGCTACAGCTTTGCCCGCACCAGCGGCAAGCAGCCCATTGGCGAAGCCCTGATTTTTGGCCAGAAGCGTGACAACAGCGAGAAATTCGCCCATCGCGACGTGATGACCATCCGCACGACCTACCCCTACCAGACCCTTCATATCCAGACAGGTGACAATCCGCCGGTCATGGACCTGTGGATCGCATACGTGCCGCAGGATGAAGCGGAACTGACCAACCGGGTATTCGGGCTGCTGTCCATCAAGCGGCCGGGCATTCCGGGCATACTGGACCTGGCATGGCCGTTCCTGACTGCGTTTACCGAACGGATCTTCCGCGAGGATCGCGAGATCGTGGAACTGGAGCAGAACGCCTGGTACGAACAGGGCGGTGATCGTAACCAGGAAATCTTTCCCGTGATCAACAGCCTGCGTTCGCTGCTGGTCGAATGCGGGCTACCTGCGGAACGCGACGCCCCTGCACCCGTGGCCAAAGGCACCTCCAGCGCATGA
- a CDS encoding ATP-binding protein: MDSTTLPVLERIAAALERLSPPAPSLAGLEAADAFIWHPGLGRLTPVAHVAHVDMGLLQGIDRQRKLLLDNTLHFAAGLPANNAMLWGARGMGKSSLVKAAHAQANLVGGKPASPGKGRLVLVEIQREDLSTLPDLLALLRESPRRFIVFCDDLSFEREDADYKALKSVLDGGIAGRPQNVLFYATSNRRHLMPREMIENESATAINTSEATEEKVSLSDRFGLWIGFHNCAQDTFMAMVRAYAKERALPITDADLVRQANAWSLGRGGRSGRVAFQFIEDLSAELSAKG, from the coding sequence ATGGACAGCACGACCCTTCCCGTTCTCGAACGCATTGCTGCCGCCCTTGAGCGGCTCTCCCCCCCTGCCCCATCCCTTGCGGGACTGGAGGCGGCGGATGCCTTCATCTGGCACCCCGGCCTTGGCCGCCTGACCCCGGTCGCGCATGTGGCCCATGTGGATATGGGGCTGCTACAGGGCATCGACCGCCAGCGCAAACTGCTGCTGGACAACACGCTGCATTTTGCCGCCGGCCTGCCCGCCAACAACGCCATGCTGTGGGGTGCGCGCGGCATGGGCAAGTCATCACTGGTCAAGGCCGCCCACGCGCAGGCCAACCTTGTGGGCGGCAAGCCCGCCTCCCCCGGTAAGGGACGTCTGGTTCTGGTCGAGATCCAGCGCGAGGACCTGTCCACCCTGCCCGACCTGCTGGCGCTGCTGCGCGAAAGCCCGCGCCGGTTCATCGTGTTCTGCGACGACCTGTCATTCGAGCGCGAGGATGCGGACTACAAGGCACTGAAATCCGTGCTGGATGGCGGGATCGCGGGGCGCCCGCAGAACGTGCTGTTCTACGCCACATCCAACCGCCGCCACCTGATGCCGCGCGAGATGATCGAGAACGAAAGCGCGACCGCCATCAACACGTCCGAAGCGACCGAGGAAAAGGTCTCGCTGTCCGACCGGTTCGGCCTGTGGATCGGCTTTCACAACTGTGCGCAGGATACCTTCATGGCCATGGTCCGTGCCTATGCGAAAGAGCGCGCCTTGCCCATCACGGATGCGGATCTGGTACGGCAGGCCAATGCGTGGTCGCTGGGGCGCGGGGGCCGGTCGGGACGGGTGGCGTTCCAGTTCATTGAGGACCTGAGCGCCGAACTTTCCGCCAAAGGATGA
- the yajC gene encoding preprotein translocase subunit YajC, with translation MSSIFNDLLTTPAHAQAAGGGLLSGDGIMAVLPYVAMFVIFYFLLIRPQQVKQKQLRGQLASLRRGDRVLTAGGIIGVVQKVQAESNEVEVEIAQGVRVTVLRDTIGSVITSASTPANDSTAKSADKNA, from the coding sequence ATGTCTTCTATTTTCAATGATTTACTGACAACCCCCGCCCATGCGCAGGCGGCGGGCGGCGGCCTGCTCAGCGGGGATGGCATCATGGCTGTGCTGCCTTACGTGGCGATGTTCGTCATCTTCTATTTTCTGCTTATCCGCCCCCAGCAGGTCAAGCAGAAGCAGTTGCGCGGCCAGCTTGCCTCCCTGCGCCGGGGCGACCGGGTGCTGACGGCGGGGGGCATCATCGGCGTGGTGCAGAAAGTGCAGGCAGAATCCAATGAGGTGGAGGTCGAGATTGCGCAGGGTGTGCGCGTGACCGTGCTGCGTGACACCATCGGCTCCGTTATTACCAGTGCGTCCACCCCAGCCAATGACAGCACGGCAAAGTCGGCCGACAAGAACGCCTGA